In Gracilimonas sp., a single window of DNA contains:
- a CDS encoding aminotransferase class IV, whose amino-acid sequence MTHGTHNAVYDPRNEDVLVYVNGELFPRKEAKISVFDSGYLVGDGVWEGFRLYKGVLVFLKEHFDRLFQGAKTVGMDLKMSREEITRAIWETLDANDMKDGVHVRLMFTRGIKKTPSQDPRLTISGPNLVIIAEYKKADPESRNRGIKLFTSTIRRGSPDYLDPRLNCHSKIHEVQALVQAIEAGADEALMLDINGFVSTCNATNFFIVKDDEVWTSTGQYCMNGITRGKVIEVCEKKDISCHQKNFSLFDVYGADEAFVTGSFGGITPVTHVDGRLITKSVPGKMAQRLQHLYEQEIEESVRKMKV is encoded by the coding sequence ATGACGCACGGCACTCATAATGCGGTTTATGATCCGCGGAACGAAGATGTATTGGTTTATGTGAATGGGGAGTTGTTTCCCCGTAAAGAGGCTAAGATATCAGTATTTGACAGTGGTTATTTAGTAGGTGATGGTGTTTGGGAAGGGTTTCGACTGTATAAAGGAGTCTTGGTTTTTTTGAAAGAACATTTCGATCGGCTATTTCAGGGAGCTAAAACTGTGGGCATGGATCTGAAGATGAGCAGGGAAGAAATTACCCGCGCTATTTGGGAAACGCTGGATGCTAACGATATGAAAGATGGTGTTCATGTCCGCTTGATGTTTACCCGGGGAATTAAGAAAACCCCATCACAGGATCCGAGGTTAACGATTTCCGGGCCTAATCTGGTTATTATTGCAGAATACAAAAAAGCCGATCCTGAAAGCAGAAACAGAGGGATCAAATTATTTACCAGTACTATTCGGCGGGGCTCTCCCGATTACCTGGATCCCCGGCTCAACTGTCATAGTAAAATTCACGAAGTTCAGGCATTGGTCCAAGCGATTGAAGCCGGAGCTGATGAAGCGCTCATGCTGGATATCAATGGATTTGTTTCCACGTGCAATGCCACTAATTTTTTCATAGTAAAAGATGACGAAGTATGGACTTCAACCGGGCAATATTGCATGAATGGCATTACTCGTGGCAAAGTGATTGAAGTATGTGAGAAGAAAGATATCTCGTGCCATCAAAAGAATTTTTCACTGTTTGATGTTTATGGGGCGGATGAGGCTTTTGTAACTGGAAGCTTTGGTGGGATAACTCCTGTTACTCATGTGGATGGCCGGTTAATTACAAAATCTGTACCCGGAAAAATGGCACAGCGTTTGCAACATCTTTATGAGCAAGAGATTGAAGAATCCGTACGTAAGATGAAGGTTTAA
- a CDS encoding sensor histidine kinase yields the protein MYRIKTILRNSPLVIAILYFLVGGLWVQFSDQFVLASFNEPETITQVQSLKGWLFVLASGVMIYLLVWKNNTLLSKAIQQLRKSRDEFKATFESAPVGIAHHKPDENWIQVNQTLCDMLGYKKEELLNLNFEDFIHPDDIEASRELDQELVEQKRTSYKIEKRYRTKDGTYFPGLVSKSAVFNGPKNPVYLVVMLENIADQKKTEEKLQQSVEAKETLLSEIHHRVRNNLALVSALFDLQAMYTENERVHAILHDSQMRVKCLALVHESYADAEKTSHIDFGDYLNQLVDFIYKTFKKENGESTVNIKKDIPTVNLNINQAVPAGLLCNELLLNAYLNSYEDIKNPAIEVSLKEVEESVVLTVSDNGLKSSQEYNLKKPTSLGMLIVKTLNSQLRGNISVTEQNDKTSFELTFEKRDFKGPSSAL from the coding sequence ATGTATCGCATCAAAACTATTCTGAGAAATAGTCCGTTGGTCATTGCCATTCTTTATTTTTTGGTTGGAGGTTTATGGGTTCAATTCTCCGATCAATTTGTACTTGCTTCCTTTAATGAGCCAGAAACTATAACACAGGTTCAATCCCTTAAAGGATGGTTATTTGTATTGGCTAGCGGGGTGATGATATATTTGCTGGTATGGAAAAATAACACCTTGCTAAGTAAAGCCATTCAGCAGCTTAGAAAAAGCAGGGATGAATTTAAGGCCACCTTTGAATCCGCCCCTGTAGGTATCGCTCATCACAAACCTGATGAAAACTGGATACAGGTAAACCAAACGCTATGTGATATGCTTGGATATAAAAAAGAAGAGCTGCTCAATCTTAATTTTGAAGATTTTATTCATCCCGACGATATAGAAGCCAGCAGAGAATTAGACCAAGAACTGGTAGAACAAAAAAGAACATCCTATAAAATAGAAAAACGATATCGCACAAAAGACGGTACATATTTTCCGGGTTTGGTTTCTAAATCAGCGGTATTTAATGGACCGAAGAACCCGGTATACCTGGTGGTGATGTTGGAGAATATCGCGGACCAGAAAAAAACGGAAGAAAAGTTACAACAATCAGTAGAAGCAAAAGAAACCCTGCTTTCTGAAATACATCACCGGGTTCGCAATAACCTGGCATTGGTTTCCGCGTTATTTGATCTGCAGGCCATGTATACCGAAAATGAACGGGTTCATGCGATTCTTCACGATAGCCAGATGAGAGTGAAGTGTCTTGCATTGGTGCATGAATCCTATGCAGATGCCGAAAAAACCTCTCATATAGATTTTGGGGACTACCTGAATCAATTAGTAGATTTTATCTATAAAACATTCAAAAAAGAGAATGGAGAAAGTACGGTCAACATAAAGAAAGACATTCCCACCGTAAACCTAAACATCAACCAGGCAGTACCAGCCGGTTTATTATGCAATGAATTGCTGCTTAATGCTTACCTAAATTCTTACGAAGACATTAAAAATCCCGCTATAGAAGTAAGCCTTAAAGAGGTCGAGGAAAGCGTAGTATTAACTGTTTCGGATAATGGGTTAAAAAGCAGCCAAGAGTATAACCTGAAGAAACCAACCAGTTTGGGGATGCTCATAGTGAAAACACTTAATTCACAACTCAGAGGGAACATATCGGTTACTGAACAAAATGATAAAACTTCATTTGAGCTAACATTTGAAAAACGGGATTTCAAAGGCCCCAGCAGCGCATTATAA
- a CDS encoding sulfotransferase family protein — protein MLKTKRICLWSGPRNISTALMYSFAQREDTTVVDEPLYAHYLSSTDAKDYHPGADEVIASQETDGQKVVDEIILGEYDTPIAFFKNMTHHLVNLDWSFMEETVNVILTRPPEDMLPSYAKQVKNPTMQDVGYAKHLEVVQYLKAIDKKPIIVDSKDILQYPQSRLRELCGTLGIPFDEAMLKWPAGPRKEDGVWAKHWYHNVHRSTGFRAYKSKNEPFPEELEDLLEECQEAYEKLLTYAGD, from the coding sequence ATGCTAAAAACCAAACGAATTTGTTTGTGGAGTGGTCCACGTAATATTTCAACGGCGTTGATGTACTCTTTTGCCCAGCGCGAAGACACAACAGTTGTAGATGAGCCGCTGTATGCTCACTACCTTTCTTCGACCGATGCAAAAGATTATCATCCCGGTGCGGATGAAGTAATTGCCAGCCAGGAAACAGATGGGCAAAAAGTAGTGGATGAAATCATACTTGGAGAATATGATACCCCCATTGCATTTTTTAAGAATATGACCCACCATCTGGTAAATTTGGACTGGAGTTTTATGGAGGAAACGGTGAATGTGATTTTGACCCGGCCTCCTGAGGATATGCTTCCATCCTATGCCAAACAGGTTAAGAATCCGACAATGCAAGATGTAGGATATGCCAAACATCTGGAAGTGGTACAATACCTTAAGGCTATTGATAAGAAACCTATTATTGTTGATTCGAAAGATATACTCCAATATCCTCAATCACGGTTGAGAGAATTATGCGGCACATTGGGAATACCTTTTGATGAAGCTATGCTAAAATGGCCGGCCGGCCCCCGAAAAGAGGATGGAGTGTGGGCAAAGCACTGGTATCATAACGTGCATCGTTCTACAGGATTTAGGGCTTACAAATCAAAAAATGAGCCTTTTCCGGAAGAACTGGAAGACCTGCTCGAGGAATGTCAGGAAGCGTATGAGAAACTGCTTACTTATGCAGGGGATTGA
- a CDS encoding STAS domain-containing protein codes for MSFNTSERYNSVVIEFKGNVMGGPDAVSLNEKLHELIDAGKINVVVDLGKVKFMNSSGLGMLIGALTTMRKAGGDLRIANATDKIESLLIVTKLITVFKHFKSVEEAAESFEE; via the coding sequence ATGAGCTTTAATACATCAGAACGCTACAACAGCGTGGTTATCGAATTTAAAGGAAACGTAATGGGTGGCCCTGATGCGGTTAGTCTGAACGAAAAATTGCATGAACTCATCGATGCCGGAAAAATCAATGTTGTGGTTGACCTCGGCAAAGTGAAATTCATGAACTCTTCAGGCCTTGGTATGCTAATTGGGGCACTTACCACCATGCGTAAAGCCGGTGGAGACCTCCGTATAGCCAATGCAACAGATAAAATCGAAAGCCTGTTGATCGTTACTAAGTTAATTACGGTATTCAAGCACTTTAAATCAGTGGAAGAAGCCGCAGAATCATTCGAAGAATGA
- a CDS encoding adenylosuccinate synthase, which translates to MSTRVVIGAQWGDEGKGKIVDLLSDKADYVVRFQGGANAGHTLKFDDRKFVLHLIPSGIFNGDADCVIGNGVVIDPIALVDEIKGVQEMGFSLKGRFFISQTAHVILSYHKLLDQLKEKRRGGDAIGTTGRGIGPAYVSKVSRVGIRMVDLLDRAVLREKIDHNLKDINFALKNLYKEPVLKTDDLMDELENSIKTLEPYICNTTNLLHEGIKNEKSILLEGAQGTLLDVDHGTYPYVTSSSPTSGGACIGSGIPPTALTNIMGITKAYCTRVGNGPFPTELLDETGEELRKKGQEFGATTGRPRRCGWLDLVALKYVCQINGMNELTLTKMDVMDGFEEIKVCTGYKLNGKESDVFPLCLNEIEEVEPVYTTLPGWKNSIEGITDWNKLPSTAQSYIRFIEEYLGVKFTIISTGPKRSETILL; encoded by the coding sequence ATGAGCACAAGAGTTGTTATTGGAGCCCAATGGGGTGATGAAGGAAAAGGAAAAATTGTAGATCTTCTTAGCGATAAAGCGGATTATGTAGTTCGCTTTCAAGGCGGAGCTAATGCCGGCCATACCCTCAAATTTGATGATCGAAAATTTGTCCTACACCTTATTCCATCCGGAATTTTTAATGGAGATGCCGATTGTGTAATTGGCAATGGTGTCGTGATTGACCCCATCGCTTTGGTAGATGAAATCAAAGGCGTTCAGGAAATGGGATTCAGCCTGAAGGGCCGTTTCTTTATTAGCCAGACTGCCCATGTAATACTCTCCTACCACAAACTTCTGGATCAATTGAAAGAAAAACGCCGGGGCGGGGATGCCATCGGAACCACCGGCCGTGGAATTGGGCCCGCTTATGTAAGTAAGGTTTCCCGCGTAGGTATTCGCATGGTTGATTTACTTGACCGGGCTGTACTCAGGGAAAAAATTGATCATAACCTGAAAGACATTAATTTTGCTCTCAAGAACTTATACAAAGAGCCGGTTCTCAAAACTGATGACCTGATGGATGAACTTGAAAATTCCATCAAAACATTGGAACCCTATATTTGCAACACTACCAATCTATTACATGAGGGTATCAAAAATGAAAAATCAATATTACTGGAAGGTGCTCAGGGCACTTTGCTGGATGTAGACCATGGTACTTATCCGTATGTAACTTCCTCATCTCCAACTTCCGGTGGTGCCTGTATCGGTTCAGGAATTCCTCCCACAGCTTTGACCAACATAATGGGAATTACCAAAGCTTATTGCACCCGTGTTGGAAACGGTCCTTTCCCTACTGAATTGCTCGATGAAACCGGTGAAGAACTTCGTAAAAAGGGACAGGAATTCGGAGCAACCACCGGGCGCCCCCGTCGATGCGGCTGGCTGGATTTAGTAGCCCTGAAATACGTATGTCAGATTAACGGTATGAACGAACTGACTCTTACCAAAATGGATGTGATGGACGGGTTTGAGGAGATCAAAGTTTGTACCGGATATAAATTGAATGGAAAGGAAAGCGATGTATTTCCACTTTGTCTGAATGAGATAGAAGAGGTTGAACCTGTTTATACCACCCTACCGGGATGGAAAAACTCTATTGAAGGAATTACCGATTGGAATAAACTGCCTTCAACAGCACAATCTTACATTCGATTTATTGAGGAATACCTGGGAGTGAAGTTTACCATTATTTCTACCGGACCTAAACGCAGCGAAACGATTCTTCTTTGA
- a CDS encoding sodium:solute symporter, translated as MEFSYIDYIVIVVYLAGVAFLGLKSSGKQTSNKDYFLGGDGIPWWAVLFSIVATETSTLTFISIPAVAYGGNLTFLQITVGYVIGRVFVALFFLPKYYEGELFTAYTFLERRFGGTMRNAASTTFMITRLLADGVRLFATAIPLAIILRLGGAFAGWGDLELYILSICVITGITLIYTFFGGIKAVVWMDFVQMIVYIGGALIAVSVLLGNLPVGFELPTEKFQIMNLGFDLSFRDFIAQPYTLITAIVGGAVFSLASHGTDQLLVQRVLATRDLKSGQKAMIWSGIVAMLQFGLFLGIGLLLFMFYEGAAASELGLATTDEIFAKFIVEQLPVGVSGLIVAALFAAAMSSLSSSLNSLASSTTYDLYKPYFGKNNTEAEDLSISRKITMGWGIILTASAIFFAVLQLQGGERPAIVELGLGIASYTYGGLLGAFLLGMFFDKPNKTDAIIGFFCGLIALLFMVQGPIQNILPGEGLAIAWPLYTLVGSLVVITGGQVSYFIRNTFLK; from the coding sequence ATGGAGTTCTCCTACATCGACTATATCGTTATTGTGGTATACCTGGCCGGAGTTGCATTTTTAGGGCTAAAGTCCTCCGGAAAACAGACGTCGAATAAAGATTATTTTCTGGGCGGCGACGGCATCCCCTGGTGGGCCGTTCTTTTCTCCATTGTAGCCACCGAAACCAGTACCCTTACATTTATCAGCATTCCTGCGGTAGCTTATGGCGGAAATCTTACTTTCCTGCAAATTACCGTGGGTTATGTGATCGGCCGTGTTTTTGTAGCATTATTTTTTCTGCCCAAATATTATGAGGGGGAACTTTTTACAGCTTATACCTTCTTGGAAAGAAGATTTGGCGGGACTATGCGGAATGCTGCAAGTACCACTTTTATGATTACCCGGCTTTTAGCGGATGGGGTACGCCTTTTTGCTACGGCTATTCCATTGGCCATTATCTTACGCTTGGGGGGAGCTTTTGCAGGATGGGGAGATCTGGAATTATATATTCTCTCCATTTGTGTGATTACCGGAATTACACTGATTTATACCTTTTTTGGCGGAATTAAAGCCGTGGTATGGATGGATTTTGTGCAGATGATAGTTTATATCGGAGGTGCTTTGATAGCTGTCAGTGTTTTGCTTGGAAATTTACCGGTCGGATTCGAGTTGCCGACCGAAAAATTTCAAATCATGAATCTTGGATTTGATCTTTCATTCAGAGACTTTATTGCGCAGCCATACACTCTGATAACGGCAATTGTAGGCGGTGCTGTCTTCTCACTGGCTTCTCACGGAACGGATCAATTATTGGTTCAGCGGGTACTGGCAACCCGGGATTTAAAGTCGGGTCAAAAGGCCATGATTTGGAGTGGAATTGTAGCGATGCTCCAATTCGGATTATTCCTGGGTATCGGGTTATTGCTTTTTATGTTTTATGAAGGTGCTGCCGCTTCAGAATTAGGGCTAGCAACTACGGATGAAATATTTGCCAAATTTATTGTAGAGCAATTGCCGGTTGGAGTCTCCGGATTGATAGTTGCTGCTCTTTTTGCGGCTGCTATGAGCAGTCTCAGCTCTTCACTGAATTCACTGGCTTCCTCAACAACCTATGATTTGTATAAACCCTATTTTGGGAAAAACAATACCGAAGCTGAAGACCTTTCTATTTCCCGAAAAATAACGATGGGGTGGGGAATCATTTTGACAGCTTCTGCTATTTTCTTTGCTGTTTTACAACTTCAGGGCGGTGAACGTCCGGCTATTGTAGAATTGGGCCTCGGCATTGCTTCTTATACCTATGGTGGGTTACTGGGTGCTTTTCTGCTGGGAATGTTTTTCGATAAACCCAACAAAACTGATGCTATTATCGGCTTCTTCTGCGGTTTGATTGCGTTGTTGTTTATGGTTCAGGGTCCTATACAAAACATTCTTCCGGGGGAGGGATTAGCCATTGCCTGGCCATTATATACATTAGTGGGAAGCTTAGTAGTTATTACCGGTGGGCAAGTGAGTTATTTTATTCGAAACACATTTCTTAAATAA
- a CDS encoding nuclear transport factor 2 family protein codes for MNENEKLIHRLYSGLEEQDYETMTSCYHPNAVFRDAVFDLKSKQEIAGMWTMLCKGAKEFEFHFDQVWADEETGKARLKAKYLFSQTNRMVHNNINARFRFKDGLIIEHIDSFDFRKWSRQALGLQGFLLGWSSFLQKKVQQQALNNMKAYIPHR; via the coding sequence ATGAATGAAAATGAAAAACTTATTCACCGGTTATACTCAGGATTAGAAGAGCAGGATTATGAAACTATGACAAGCTGTTATCACCCAAATGCAGTATTCAGAGATGCTGTTTTTGATTTGAAATCAAAACAAGAAATAGCCGGAATGTGGACGATGCTTTGCAAAGGGGCGAAGGAATTCGAGTTTCATTTTGATCAGGTTTGGGCGGATGAAGAAACAGGTAAGGCCCGGCTGAAAGCGAAGTACTTATTCTCTCAAACAAACCGGATGGTACACAATAACATTAACGCCCGGTTTAGATTTAAAGACGGACTCATCATCGAACACATCGACTCTTTTGATTTCCGGAAGTGGAGCCGGCAGGCATTGGGGTTGCAGGGGTTTTTATTGGGTTGGAGTTCATTTCTTCAAAAGAAGGTGCAGCAACAAGCATTGAATAATATGAAGGCTTATATCCCGCACCGCTAA
- a CDS encoding FAD-binding oxidoreductase encodes MAHTLQILEIQNLTHDVKQFTLVKPDGYEFKPGQATEVAIDKDGWRDKKRPFTFTSLNEDEHLEFTIKIYPEHDGVTEQIGRLKKGDSLIVDEAWGTIQYKGEGVFLAGGAGVTPFIAIFRDLHKKGEIGNNKLIFSNKTEKDIILRNEFEDIMGDNFIKVITDEKPESDHIFLDGFIDKEFLESVINDFDQPFYVCGPEAFNKSMMKYLKELGANPDALVFEE; translated from the coding sequence ATGGCACACACACTTCAGATATTAGAAATTCAAAATCTAACACACGACGTCAAGCAATTTACCCTGGTAAAACCGGATGGCTATGAATTTAAACCAGGCCAGGCTACGGAAGTTGCAATAGACAAGGATGGATGGAGAGATAAAAAACGGCCGTTTACCTTTACTTCTTTGAATGAAGATGAACACCTTGAATTTACTATCAAGATTTATCCTGAACACGATGGCGTAACCGAACAGATTGGGAGGCTAAAAAAAGGAGATTCCCTTATTGTGGACGAAGCTTGGGGCACGATTCAATATAAAGGAGAAGGCGTATTTTTAGCGGGAGGAGCCGGAGTGACTCCATTCATTGCTATCTTCAGAGACCTTCACAAAAAGGGTGAGATCGGGAATAACAAGCTCATCTTTTCCAATAAAACTGAAAAAGATATTATCCTGAGAAATGAATTTGAGGATATAATGGGTGATAATTTCATCAAGGTGATCACAGATGAAAAGCCGGAGAGCGATCATATCTTTTTGGATGGATTTATAGATAAGGAATTTCTGGAATCCGTGATCAATGACTTTGATCAGCCATTTTATGTTTGTGGCCCTGAGGCTTTTAACAAATCCATGATGAAATACCTGAAAGAATTAGGTGCAAATCCGGATGCTTTGGTTTTTGAGGAGTGA
- the secF gene encoding protein translocase subunit SecF, with amino-acid sequence MRWFETPNFNFTGSHKIAYVISAVLFLASVTAILTQGLQYGIDFKGGKEFVLDFQDAVNVVEMRSSLSEPLGAAPEIKLYGSDSEVLIRTDNEGEISEVQRIITSNVAELYPDNPANVIKTDVVGPRFAEDLKWGALQAVIYAIVIIFIYILIRFRNWTFSAGAVAALVHDVVIVLGVFTILADLVPFSLQIDQALIAAFLTIVGYSLNDTVVVFDRIRENSNVHKGMDFTPMVNKSLNDTLSRTVITSITTLFVVLVLFIFGGEVLKGFSFALLIGIVLGTYSSLFVASALVVELEKRTKKS; translated from the coding sequence ATGAGATGGTTTGAAACACCAAATTTTAACTTTACCGGAAGCCATAAGATAGCGTACGTTATTTCCGCTGTTTTATTTTTGGCTTCAGTTACCGCAATTTTAACACAAGGATTGCAATACGGCATTGATTTTAAAGGCGGAAAAGAATTCGTTCTTGATTTTCAGGATGCCGTAAATGTAGTAGAAATGCGTTCCAGCCTGAGCGAGCCTTTGGGTGCTGCTCCCGAAATCAAGCTTTACGGTTCAGACAGTGAAGTACTGATTCGTACTGACAATGAAGGTGAAATCAGTGAAGTTCAACGGATAATTACCTCAAATGTAGCGGAGCTGTATCCCGATAACCCTGCCAATGTGATAAAAACAGATGTGGTAGGGCCCCGGTTTGCAGAAGATCTAAAATGGGGTGCGTTACAAGCGGTCATTTATGCCATTGTAATCATCTTCATTTATATCTTAATTCGGTTTCGAAACTGGACCTTTTCAGCCGGTGCGGTAGCCGCCCTTGTTCATGACGTGGTGATCGTACTTGGGGTATTTACTATCCTCGCTGATCTGGTCCCATTTAGTTTACAAATTGATCAGGCCTTGATCGCTGCATTCCTGACCATCGTTGGTTATTCTCTTAACGATACCGTAGTTGTTTTTGACCGTATTCGTGAGAATTCCAATGTACATAAAGGAATGGATTTCACACCGATGGTAAACAAAAGTTTAAATGATACATTAAGCCGTACCGTTATAACTTCCATTACCACCTTGTTTGTGGTGCTTGTGCTGTTTATTTTCGGCGGTGAGGTGTTAAAAGGCTTTTCTTTTGCCCTCTTAATCGGTATCGTATTGGGTACATACAGTTCATTGTTTGTAGCCAGCGCGTTGGTGGTAGAACTCGAAAAACGTACCAAAAAATCTTAA
- the secD gene encoding protein translocase subunit SecD: protein MQGNGFKIGCIVAFLALTIYYLYPTLQWNLEQNYIEQLSPSEAAQYEEENQEKLESLRENILSLGLDLQGGMHVTLEVGVPQLVLELAGDNADELLSDVISTASERSIENNSDFIDEMVAEFESRDPDARLSRYYRNDAMDITRRSTNEEIATFLKTQRTSALDRAIEIIRTRVDRYGVTEPSILKQGNNRIVVELPGVEDKERVRSLLKGTARLEFRLAADAEEFRSFVNQLYEYYETYQETDSDTLDNQFSPLEEVLVPAQSPYLVGYATPEDTARVMDLLKTEDIQRMMPRNTTVMWSANPLPGQDGSDLYQLIGVRTQIELTGDVIEAASVQFDPATNVPEVSMSMNSDGARKWGRITGANIGKPVAIVLDGFVFSYPNVQTKISNGRSSITGLDGIEEAEDLVNILLSGALPAPLEILEERTVGATLGAESISAGLNSILVGLGIVAIFMIVYYRTGGGIADLALLLNIIFILGILAAFKATLTLPGIAGIVLTIGMAVDANVLIFDRIREEQRTGKTLKASIEAGYANAMSAIVDANVTTFFVAIILFSFGVGPIKGFAVTLMAGIVASLFSAIVITRVVVDYLTQAKKNVVSFG, encoded by the coding sequence ATGCAAGGAAACGGATTTAAAATTGGTTGTATAGTGGCCTTTTTAGCCCTTACAATTTATTATCTCTACCCAACTTTACAGTGGAATCTAGAGCAAAACTACATTGAACAACTAAGCCCCTCTGAAGCGGCTCAGTACGAAGAAGAAAACCAGGAAAAACTGGAGAGTCTTAGAGAAAACATCCTCTCTTTGGGGCTTGACCTCCAGGGTGGAATGCACGTAACGTTAGAAGTAGGTGTGCCACAGCTGGTTTTAGAATTAGCCGGTGATAATGCAGACGAATTACTTTCTGATGTAATTAGCACGGCTAGCGAACGGTCAATAGAAAACAACAGTGACTTTATCGATGAAATGGTTGCTGAGTTTGAATCCAGAGACCCGGATGCACGTCTCAGCCGTTATTATAGAAACGATGCAATGGATATTACCCGTCGTTCTACCAATGAAGAAATTGCAACATTTCTTAAAACGCAAAGAACCTCCGCTTTAGATAGGGCTATTGAAATTATTCGTACACGTGTTGACCGTTACGGTGTAACCGAGCCCTCTATTTTGAAGCAAGGGAATAACCGAATCGTAGTTGAGCTTCCCGGAGTAGAAGACAAGGAACGTGTTCGCAGCCTCCTGAAAGGTACTGCACGTCTCGAATTCCGCCTGGCAGCGGATGCAGAAGAATTTCGTTCTTTTGTAAATCAGCTTTATGAATACTACGAAACCTACCAGGAAACAGATTCCGATACCCTTGACAATCAATTCAGTCCACTTGAAGAAGTATTGGTTCCGGCACAAAGTCCTTATTTGGTAGGATATGCCACTCCTGAGGATACTGCCCGGGTAATGGATTTGCTGAAAACAGAAGATATTCAGCGAATGATGCCAAGAAATACCACCGTAATGTGGAGTGCCAACCCTCTTCCCGGACAAGATGGTTCAGACCTTTATCAATTGATTGGAGTCCGTACTCAAATTGAACTGACAGGCGATGTAATTGAAGCAGCAAGTGTTCAATTCGACCCCGCTACCAACGTCCCTGAGGTATCCATGAGCATGAATAGCGACGGTGCCCGTAAATGGGGACGCATAACCGGAGCCAATATTGGCAAACCGGTTGCTATTGTATTGGATGGGTTTGTGTTTTCTTATCCTAATGTTCAAACCAAAATCTCAAATGGCCGTTCCTCTATCACAGGATTGGATGGCATTGAGGAAGCAGAAGATTTGGTAAACATCCTGCTTTCAGGTGCACTGCCCGCTCCACTCGAAATTCTTGAAGAACGTACGGTAGGAGCAACTCTGGGTGCTGAGTCAATCAGCGCCGGATTGAATTCCATCCTGGTTGGATTAGGTATTGTCGCCATATTTATGATTGTCTATTACCGCACCGGAGGAGGAATTGCTGATTTGGCTCTGCTGCTGAACATTATTTTCATCCTTGGTATCCTCGCCGCTTTCAAAGCAACACTTACCTTGCCGGGTATCGCAGGTATTGTATTGACCATCGGTATGGCCGTGGATGCCAACGTGCTGATTTTTGACCGTATTCGTGAAGAACAACGCACCGGAAAAACACTAAAGGCATCCATTGAAGCCGGGTATGCAAATGCCATGAGTGCTATTGTTGATGCTAACGTAACCACCTTTTTCGTAGCTATTATCCTCTTCAGTTTTGGAGTTGGCCCGATCAAAGGATTTGCGGTAACACTGATGGCCGGTATTGTAGCCTCATTGTTTAGCGCTATTGTAATCACCCGCGTTGTTGTGGATTATCTGACCCAGGCAAAGAAAAACGTTGTCAGCTTCGGTTAA